CACGCCACGAGTGCATTGCACGAGGACGACGGCTCATGCAAATCATCGACAGCCTGACACGCCATGCCGGCGAGTACACCCGCTTCAGACGCGACCTCCACGCGCATCCGGAACTGGGATTCGAGGAGCACCGCACGGCCGACCGGGTGGCGCACTGCCTGCAAGCCTGGGGCTACGAAGTGCACCGCGGCGTGGGCGGCACTGGTGTCGTCGGCCTGCTGCGCAAGGGCAGCTCCCCACGCAGCGTGGCCTTGCGTGCCGACATGGACGCACTGCCGATCCATGAGCTGAACCGGTTTCCTCACAGCAGCACCATCGACGGCAAGATGCACGCTTGCGGCCATGATGGCCACACCACCACCCTGCTCGCCGCGGCACGCGTCCTGGCGGAAGAGGCGGCGTTCGGTGGCAGCGTGGTGCTGGTGTTCCAGCCGGCCGAGGAGATCATCGGCGGCGCCCGGGCGATGATCGAGGACGGCTTGTTCGACAGGTTTCCGATCGACGCGATCTTCGGCTTCCACAACTTCGTCAATCTGCCGGTGGGCGACTTCGCCTATCGCTTCGGCAGCGGCTCGGCGATGTGCAACTTCAAGCTGACGCTGGAAGGCAGGAGCGCGCATGCCGCGATGCCGCACCTCGGCCTGGACCCGATCCCCGCCGCATGCCAGCTGGTGCAGTCCTTGCAAACGCTCATCAGCCGCAACAAGCGCCCGATCGACCCTGCGGTGCTCTCGGTGACGATGATGCATGCCGGAGAGGCCACCAATGTCGTGCCGTCGAATTGCGTGCTGCAAGGCACGGTGCGCGGCCCGGAGCCGGTGCTGCAGCTGCTGAAGCAGGGCATGGAGGAAATGGTGCGGCACACCGCGGCGGCCTTCGGGCTGGCCGGCCACACCGAGTGGAGCGGGTATTGCCCGTCGGTGGACAACCACCCCAAGGAAACCGAGTTCGTGCGGCAGCTGATGCTGGACGTGGTGGGCGCAGCGCATGTCCACGAGCGCGAAGCGACGATGGGCGGCGAGGACTTCGGCTACTACCTCAAGTGCAGGCCCGGCGCCTATTTCTGGGTCGGCAGTGGACCGCAGGCAGGCGACACCGACCACCGCCTGCCCGGCCATGGACCCGGCCCCTGCACCCTGCACAGCGCATCGTATGACTTCAACGATGCGCTGATCCCGGTGGGCGCCACCTTCTGGGTGCGGCTGGTGGAGCGGTGGTTGCCGGCCGGATGAGGGCGTTCCGGGAGCGGGAACCGTCGCAGCGTGCATCCCGCGCGGAGGAGGAGACGGTCGCCATGGGCCTTGCCGATGCAGTGGGACTTCCAAGCGCCGCTGCCACACGGCCCCGCTTGGGCCGGGCCGGGCCGGGCCGGGCCTGTCCTGCCCTCCTGCTGCATGGTGAACCGCCGCTCCCTGGCACACCGGGGTCGCCTAGATCGCATCAGCATCGATTGCGTCAAGACGGAACGCCTGAACGGTGCCGACAATCGCAAGTCGCTGCCTTCGCCACGGCAGTTCGCACGCCAGGACCCAGGCGACCGGTAGTGGTCGGCCGAGCGGGCCGGCGTCGACAGGCGGAGTCCAAGCTCCGGCCGGTATGACATCAAGCAGGAGTTTTCAATGTCCCTCTCCTCCACCCCCTTCCCGCAGGTGGCACCCCGGCGTCGCCTTGTGGCGGCGGCGGTGACGCTGCTCGGCGCCGGGTTGTTCTTGCGGCCGGGCCCGGCGCCTGCCGCCGAGACCCGCGTCTTCGACGCAGTCAACAAGGCCGGCCGCCAGCGCATGCTGTCGCAACGGCTTGCAAAGGCGTGGCTGGCGCTCGGGCAGGGCATCGAGCCGCAGCGCGCGCAGCGCCTGCTGAACGAGGCCTCGGTCTTGTTCGAGCGCGAGTTGGGCGAATTGTCGGCCTCCGCGCCCACCACCGAGATCGCCGCCACCTATGCCGAGCTCGCGCTGGCCTGGCGCGACTACAAGCAGGCGCTGCTGTCGCAAGCCCCCCAACAGGCCCAGGCGGCGCGCCTCGTCACGCTCGACGCCCGTGTGCTGCAGTTGGCCGACCGCGGCACGGTGCAGCTCGAACGGCACTCGGGCAAGGCGGTGGGCCGCCTGGTCAACATCGCCGGACGCGAGCGCATGCTGTCGCAGCGCGCCGCGAAGTTCTACTTGCTGCAGCGCTGGAAGACCGAGATTCCGCAGGCACAGCGGGAACTCAACGACGCCAAACACGAGTTCGTCGAAGCGCTCCGCGAACTGCACGATGCGCCCGAGGCCACCGAGCCGATACGGCGGGAACTGGCCCTGGCACGCCAGCAATGGGTGTTCTTCCACAACGCGCTGGCACAGGCCAGCGAGGGCAACAGCCCCGAGGCGAACGCCCGGCAGGTGTTCACGACCAGCGAGAACATCCTGCAGGTGATGGACCGGGTGACTGTTCTGTACGCCAGCCTGGCCTGAACCGGGCGGCTCCGGGGGTCGGTGGCCCGCCTGCCTGGCAGCGCGCGGGCCGCATCGCTCACCCCGGCGCCTCGTCGAACAGCCGCAAGGCCAGCAGCCCGTGCCCAAGCGTGGCGCCCGCTCGCACCGCCGCGGCGACCAGGGCCACCTCGGCCAGCTCCTCCCGGCTGCATCCGAGCCGCTTCGCCGCCCGGGTGTGCACGTCGAGGCAGTAGCCGCACTGGGTGGTGAGCGCCACTGCGACCGAGATCAGTTCGCGCACCTTCGGCTCCAGCTGCCCTCCGGCGCGCTTGGCGGCATGGTCGAACGCGAGGAAGGCCTTCGCTTCTACCGGCGCCAGGCGGGCCAGCTCGCCGGACAGTCGGAGGTCATCGGGGGATTGGTAGTGGTTCATCGCGGGTCTTTCGGGCAGGCCGGCGCCGCACAGCGGCGCGACCGGAGGGACTGCACCAGCTGCAGGGTCCAGCACATGGGGCATCCGCGCAGCAGAACGACCGCTCCCACGACAGGGAGCACGGACAGGAGCGGATCGCGGGCACCGATCAAGGCCGCCACCGCCATCAAGGCCAGCGCGGCCGCCCCCCGCAGCAGGTGCAGGCGAAGCGAGGTGCTACAGAACATCGGTCGTTCCCTTGCGGCCGGCCTGCGGCCCGCCACCGTCCTTGAGCCAGTAGCCGCTGCTCAGCAGCCGCTCACGCACCATGCCGCGGGCGCGGTGCAGCCGGCTTTTCACCGCCTCCACGCTGACGTTCAGGTGGGCCGCCACTTCGGGCGCCGTCAGCTCCTCGACATCGCGCAGGATCAGCACGTCGCGGTAAGTGGCCGGCAACTCGGCGATCGCCCGCGTCAAGTCGGCCCGCAGGTCGAGCGGCAGGCCGGGGGCCGGCGCCGCATCTGGATCGACCCGCGCCACTTCGTCCACCGGCAGGCGCCCGCCGAACAGCCGGTAGCACTCGCGCTCGACGATGCGGAACAGCCAGGTGCCGAACGCGGCCACGGTGCGCAGCGCCCCGACCTTGCGGTACAGGTGCCAGAGCGCCAGCTGTACCGCGTCCTCGGCGTCTTCGCTGGTGGCGCAGGTGCGGCGCGCAAACCGCTTCAAGTCGGGCTGGCACACCTGGAGCAGCCGGGACAGCGCCGCGGCATCGCCCGAGCGCGCGGCCTCGATGAGATGACTGTCAGCCCGGATCATGGGCGCTTCCCCGAATCACCGGCTGCCGGGATGCAGGAGACAGCGGCCCTGGCCGTCGCCCCGGAACATGTTTGCAAACGCACGTCAACACTCCAGTTCTTGTGACCCTTGCCTAGAGGCGGCTGCGGGCCGAAAGGATTCAGGCGCCCCAAAAATAGTGGTCGAGCGACCGTGCCGGACCGGCCGGCACTGCGGCGACCGCGCCGCGCACCGCTTGGCGCCGCCAGCCGCCGGCGCGGCCGCCGCCCGCCCGGCCTCAAGCCGCGCCGCCCGCCGCCTTGCGCCAGTCCCTCGGGGAGGCACCGGTCTGCGCACGGAACGCCCGTGACAAGGCCGCCTCGCTGCCGTATCCCACCTCTGCCGCGATCAGCTTCAAGGCCTGGCCCTGCCGCAGCCGCTTCTGCGCCAACCCGATGCGCCAACGCTGCAGGTAGCTGCCGGGCGTCAGGCCGATGACGTCGCGGAAGGTGGTCGCAAAGGCGGTGCGCGACATGCCGGCCTGCTCTGCCAAGGCCTCCAGCGACCAGTCGCGCTGCGGCGCTTCGTGCATCGCCACCACCGCCCGCCGCAAGCGCTCGTGGGCCAGGCCGGCCAGCATGCCAGGCTGGAGCTGGCGCTGCTCCATCAGCTCGCGCAGGACCTGGATCAGCACCACCTCGAACAAGCGATCCAGCACCGCCTGGCGGCCGCAGTGGGCCGACCCGGCCTCGCTGAAGAGCAGGCGCAGCACCGGCTCGCAGCTGGGCAAGCGGTCGAGGGGCAGGCAGATGAATGCAGGCAAGGCCGCGACGATGGGATTGGCGGCCCCGCCTTCGAACTCCACATGCGCGCAGACGAAGTCGGCGCCCTGCTGCCGGTCGGTGATGAAGCGGTGGGCTATCGGGCGCGGGTATAGCAAGAGGGTGGGCTGTTCGATGTGCAAGGCCGCCCCCCGGCCGTGGCGCACCTGCACCTGTCCCTCGCGGATCAGGTGCAGCTGGCCGTACGGCTCCTCGGCGCCAAGCGCATGGATGCCGCACAACGCACCGGCCTGGAAGGTGCGTGCCTTGACCGAGAAGTGGCTCAGCAAGGCTGCCAGTCGATCCACCATCACCTGAACTCCTGATCAAAAACTTCGTACCGGAAGACGCATATCGTACGGCACATCCCGGCACAGTAGCGTCTGTCGGCAGGCAATCCATCGCAAGCTTCCGCGACAACGCAGGAGCCTCGACGCCGCGGCACCCATCTCACTCAAA
This genomic stretch from Eleftheria terrae harbors:
- a CDS encoding AraC family transcriptional regulator gives rise to the protein MVDRLAALLSHFSVKARTFQAGALCGIHALGAEEPYGQLHLIREGQVQVRHGRGAALHIEQPTLLLYPRPIAHRFITDRQQGADFVCAHVEFEGGAANPIVAALPAFICLPLDRLPSCEPVLRLLFSEAGSAHCGRQAVLDRLFEVVLIQVLRELMEQRQLQPGMLAGLAHERLRRAVVAMHEAPQRDWSLEALAEQAGMSRTAFATTFRDVIGLTPGSYLQRWRIGLAQKRLRQGQALKLIAAEVGYGSEAALSRAFRAQTGASPRDWRKAAGGAA
- a CDS encoding amidohydrolase, translated to MQIIDSLTRHAGEYTRFRRDLHAHPELGFEEHRTADRVAHCLQAWGYEVHRGVGGTGVVGLLRKGSSPRSVALRADMDALPIHELNRFPHSSTIDGKMHACGHDGHTTTLLAAARVLAEEAAFGGSVVLVFQPAEEIIGGARAMIEDGLFDRFPIDAIFGFHNFVNLPVGDFAYRFGSGSAMCNFKLTLEGRSAHAAMPHLGLDPIPAACQLVQSLQTLISRNKRPIDPAVLSVTMMHAGEATNVVPSNCVLQGTVRGPEPVLQLLKQGMEEMVRHTAAAFGLAGHTEWSGYCPSVDNHPKETEFVRQLMLDVVGAAHVHEREATMGGEDFGYYLKCRPGAYFWVGSGPQAGDTDHRLPGHGPGPCTLHSASYDFNDALIPVGATFWVRLVERWLPAG
- a CDS encoding RNA polymerase sigma factor produces the protein MIRADSHLIEAARSGDAAALSRLLQVCQPDLKRFARRTCATSEDAEDAVQLALWHLYRKVGALRTVAAFGTWLFRIVERECYRLFGGRLPVDEVARVDPDAAPAPGLPLDLRADLTRAIAELPATYRDVLILRDVEELTAPEVAAHLNVSVEAVKSRLHRARGMVRERLLSSGYWLKDGGGPQAGRKGTTDVL
- a CDS encoding carboxymuconolactone decarboxylase family protein codes for the protein MNHYQSPDDLRLSGELARLAPVEAKAFLAFDHAAKRAGGQLEPKVRELISVAVALTTQCGYCLDVHTRAAKRLGCSREELAEVALVAAAVRAGATLGHGLLALRLFDEAPG
- a CDS encoding type IV pili methyl-accepting chemotaxis transducer N-terminal domain-containing protein gives rise to the protein MSLSSTPFPQVAPRRRLVAAAVTLLGAGLFLRPGPAPAAETRVFDAVNKAGRQRMLSQRLAKAWLALGQGIEPQRAQRLLNEASVLFERELGELSASAPTTEIAATYAELALAWRDYKQALLSQAPQQAQAARLVTLDARVLQLADRGTVQLERHSGKAVGRLVNIAGRERMLSQRAAKFYLLQRWKTEIPQAQRELNDAKHEFVEALRELHDAPEATEPIRRELALARQQWVFFHNALAQASEGNSPEANARQVFTTSENILQVMDRVTVLYASLA